Proteins encoded together in one Halalkaliarchaeum sp. AArc-CO window:
- a CDS encoding ABC transporter permease, producing the protein MSVVRLFLQRIALGAVAAWAVMTAVFVGFTMTDDWVKQGLEGQLRLAGITGEELEARLDAYLADRGLDRPVWEQYVDWMGDMMTLSWGESLVTGEPVLELVGAAVLRTGMYVVPAIVFGLSIGMLVGLYAALNPESRFANGGRGTAYLVFALPSFWIGGMFVSLLEGDVISRSPVVFDHALPIGLATAAILGGYVSYTRAYAIEHASADFITLVKAKGAGPVLVAKHVVRNAAVPLFSMLFTEALALLVLAVFVIEVLFAIDGFGLLFLEAIQNRDLPVLLGSTIVVIGFGVVGNIIQDLSYSYLDPRVDAGSR; encoded by the coding sequence GTGAGCGTCGTCCGACTTTTCCTCCAGCGCATCGCGCTCGGAGCCGTTGCAGCGTGGGCTGTTATGACTGCCGTGTTCGTCGGCTTTACGATGACGGACGACTGGGTCAAACAGGGGTTGGAGGGGCAGCTCAGATTGGCCGGCATCACCGGCGAGGAACTCGAGGCTCGTCTAGATGCATATCTCGCGGATAGAGGTCTCGACAGACCGGTATGGGAGCAGTACGTCGACTGGATGGGGGACATGATGACGCTATCGTGGGGCGAGTCGTTAGTGACCGGCGAGCCCGTCCTCGAACTCGTCGGCGCTGCGGTACTGCGGACTGGGATGTACGTCGTCCCGGCGATCGTTTTCGGGCTCTCGATCGGGATGCTGGTCGGTCTGTATGCGGCCTTGAATCCGGAAAGCCGGTTCGCAAACGGCGGCCGGGGAACCGCGTACCTGGTTTTTGCGTTGCCGAGCTTCTGGATCGGCGGCATGTTCGTTTCGCTGCTGGAGGGCGACGTGATCTCACGGTCGCCGGTGGTTTTCGACCACGCACTCCCGATCGGTCTCGCCACCGCAGCAATTCTTGGCGGATACGTGAGCTATACGCGAGCGTACGCGATCGAACACGCGTCTGCAGACTTCATCACGCTGGTGAAAGCGAAGGGTGCTGGGCCAGTTCTCGTCGCGAAACACGTGGTACGCAACGCCGCAGTCCCGCTGTTCTCGATGCTGTTTACCGAAGCGCTCGCGTTGCTCGTTCTCGCAGTGTTCGTGATCGAAGTGCTGTTCGCGATCGACGGGTTCGGACTGCTGTTCCTCGAGGCCATACAGAACCGTGATCTCCCGGTTCTTCTGGGAAGCACGATCGTGGTCATCGGTTTCGGAGTTGTCGGGAACATCATTCAGGACCTCTCGTACAGCTATCTGGATCCCCGCGTCGACGCCGGATCCCGGTGA
- a CDS encoding ABC transporter ATP-binding protein — protein sequence MTDEPAENGSKPLLSVENLRSHIHADGDTVHAVDGVSFTIGYGETVCLVGESGSGKSVTCESLTGIVPQPPAEIVGGTVDFDGLSLLDADDSTLRSVRGNRISHVFQNPQQALDPVYTVGEQLVEAMTIHGAANDAATRNRAVDLLRRVGIPRASKRVDDYPHEFSGGMAQRVAIAIGLAADPELLIADEPTTAVDVTVQARLIELLRGLTGGGMSLLLVTHDLRVVAALADRVVVMFGGTVMEQGPVESVFERPSHPYTQALFESYDGLDRRGERSARDEIPTDGCRFRQECPHAVDACEGGTQPTTYPAGDNSTHVVSCVHYASGRDPDPILADARAASPGGEPEAANGGSADE from the coding sequence ATGACCGACGAACCCGCAGAAAACGGGAGCAAACCGCTCCTTTCGGTCGAAAACCTCCGCAGCCACATCCACGCGGACGGGGACACCGTCCACGCGGTAGACGGAGTGAGTTTCACCATCGGCTACGGGGAAACCGTCTGTCTGGTCGGCGAATCCGGTAGCGGGAAAAGCGTCACCTGCGAGTCGCTCACCGGGATCGTGCCGCAGCCGCCGGCCGAGATCGTCGGTGGAACCGTCGACTTCGACGGTTTGTCGCTACTGGACGCCGACGATTCGACGCTGCGGTCGGTTCGTGGAAACCGGATCTCGCACGTGTTCCAGAACCCTCAGCAAGCACTGGACCCAGTGTACACCGTCGGAGAGCAACTCGTGGAGGCGATGACGATCCACGGTGCAGCCAACGACGCTGCGACCCGCAATCGTGCCGTCGACCTCCTGAGGCGAGTCGGGATCCCGCGGGCGAGCAAACGAGTCGACGACTACCCACACGAGTTCTCCGGCGGGATGGCTCAGCGGGTCGCAATCGCGATCGGTCTCGCGGCCGATCCGGAGCTTTTGATCGCCGACGAACCGACGACCGCCGTCGACGTCACCGTGCAGGCCCGCCTCATCGAACTGCTCAGAGGACTGACCGGGGGCGGCATGTCGCTGCTTTTGGTCACACACGATCTCCGGGTGGTCGCCGCCCTGGCGGATCGGGTCGTCGTGATGTTCGGCGGCACGGTGATGGAACAGGGACCGGTAGAGTCGGTGTTCGAACGCCCATCACATCCGTACACGCAGGCGTTGTTCGAAAGTTACGACGGACTGGACCGCCGGGGGGAACGGTCCGCGCGCGACGAGATCCCGACGGACGGCTGTCGGTTCAGACAAGAGTGTCCCCACGCCGTCGACGCCTGCGAGGGTGGAACACAGCCCACGACGTATCCCGCAGGGGACAACAGCACGCACGTGGTCTCGTGTGTCCATTACGCGTCCGGACGGGATCCGGATCCGATTCTCGCGGATGCGAGGGCAGCCAGCCCGGGCGGGGAACCCGAGGCAGCCAACGGAGGGTCGGCCGATGAGTGA
- a CDS encoding oligopeptide/dipeptide ABC transporter ATP-binding protein: MSDEPPVLGVDGLEKHYPIREGWLRREVGRVRAVDGVTFRIDRGEALGLVGESGCGKSTTALSILRLEEPTGGEVRFEGTPIEELAGEQLRSFRRRAQLIVQDPNEAFSPRMTVGEAVAEPLRLHGMDDSDRRREIVADVLERVGLSAADVDRYPHAFSGGEKQRIAIARALVVNPDLIVADEPTSALDGRVQSDVLALLDEIRREFDIAVLFISHDIDVVRRFCDRIAVMYLGEIVEKGPVAEVLDSPAHPYTRVLLGSVPSLDPGQRELEQPLTDTVPEPANPPDGCRFHTRCPEVISPDEVDVSTEEWRAIAALRFTVETGELPEPIAPDRQEESITAETVREEFGIAATLSDPGAERAVTAATAAVAEGNLEAAQRELAEAFPTVCERDAPTAVDLDGQSVRCHRYDPETAADPLPWN; encoded by the coding sequence ATGAGTGACGAGCCGCCAGTGCTCGGTGTCGACGGGCTGGAGAAGCACTACCCGATCAGGGAGGGGTGGCTGCGTCGCGAGGTCGGTCGGGTTCGCGCCGTCGACGGCGTGACCTTCCGGATCGACCGCGGCGAGGCACTCGGGCTCGTCGGCGAGTCCGGCTGCGGGAAATCCACGACTGCACTGTCGATCCTCCGGCTCGAGGAGCCGACCGGTGGGGAGGTCAGGTTCGAGGGAACCCCGATCGAGGAACTCGCCGGGGAACAGCTTCGATCGTTCCGGCGACGGGCACAGCTCATCGTCCAGGATCCGAACGAGGCGTTCAGCCCCAGGATGACCGTCGGAGAGGCGGTAGCGGAGCCGCTCCGCCTGCACGGCATGGACGATTCCGACCGTCGACGGGAGATCGTCGCCGACGTGCTCGAACGCGTGGGGCTGTCCGCCGCCGACGTCGACCGCTACCCCCACGCGTTCTCCGGCGGCGAGAAACAGCGGATCGCGATCGCCCGTGCGCTCGTCGTGAATCCGGATCTAATCGTCGCCGACGAGCCCACCAGTGCACTCGACGGCCGGGTCCAGTCGGACGTGCTCGCCCTGCTGGACGAGATCCGGCGGGAGTTCGACATTGCAGTGCTTTTCATCAGTCACGACATCGACGTCGTGCGCCGGTTCTGTGATCGTATCGCGGTGATGTATCTCGGGGAAATCGTCGAAAAGGGCCCAGTGGCGGAGGTACTCGACTCGCCTGCACATCCGTACACCCGCGTCCTGCTCGGATCGGTGCCGAGCCTCGATCCCGGACAGCGGGAGCTCGAACAACCGCTGACCGACACCGTGCCGGAGCCGGCGAACCCACCCGACGGCTGTCGGTTCCACACCCGGTGCCCCGAGGTGATATCGCCGGACGAGGTGGACGTCTCCACGGAGGAGTGGCGGGCGATTGCGGCACTCCGGTTCACCGTTGAAACCGGCGAACTCCCCGAACCGATCGCGCCGGATCGACAGGAGGAGTCGATCACGGCCGAAACGGTTCGCGAGGAGTTCGGAATCGCGGCGACACTATCGGATCCGGGCGCTGAACGGGCCGTGACAGCGGCGACCGCAGCGGTCGCAGAGGGCAACCTCGAGGCGGCACAGCGGGAACTCGCCGAGGCGTTCCCGACGGTGTGTGAACGCGACGCGCCGACTGCAGTCGATCTCGACGGTCAGTCAGTCCGGTGTCATCGGTACGATCCTGAAACGGCCGCCGATCCGCTGCCCTGGAATTGA
- the nth gene encoding endonuclease III, producing the protein MGTPLDEREEQVTAVLDRLFDAYPDSTISLNYSSRFELLVAVVLSAQCTDERVNATTAELFEEYESPEDFANVSQDELAERLNSITYYNNKAGYLRSAAQDIVEKHDGEVPDTMSELTELAGVGRKTANVVLQHGHDVVEGIVVDTHVQRLSRRLGLTDEQRPEAIEDDLMDVVPKENWQQFTHLFIDHGRATCTARNPDCEDCVLEDLCPSSKLDNGVDLASGEEWS; encoded by the coding sequence ATGGGAACCCCGCTGGACGAGCGAGAAGAACAGGTGACGGCAGTGCTTGACAGGTTGTTCGACGCGTATCCTGACTCGACGATCTCGTTGAACTACTCGAGTCGGTTCGAGCTCCTCGTTGCGGTGGTGCTTTCGGCGCAGTGTACCGACGAGCGGGTGAACGCGACGACTGCGGAACTGTTCGAGGAGTACGAGTCGCCCGAGGACTTCGCGAATGTATCGCAGGACGAACTGGCCGAGCGACTGAACTCGATTACGTACTACAACAACAAGGCGGGGTATCTGCGATCTGCAGCCCAAGACATCGTCGAGAAACACGACGGCGAGGTCCCCGATACGATGTCGGAGCTCACGGAGCTGGCCGGCGTCGGTCGGAAGACTGCAAACGTGGTCCTCCAGCACGGTCACGACGTCGTTGAGGGAATCGTCGTCGACACCCACGTCCAGCGACTCTCGCGGCGTCTCGGGTTGACGGACGAACAGCGTCCGGAGGCGATTGAGGACGACCTGATGGACGTCGTCCCGAAAGAGAACTGGCAGCAGTTCACACACCTCTTCATCGACCACGGTCGGGCGACCTGTACGGCCCGGAATCCCGACTGCGAGGACTGCGTGCTGGAAGATCTCTGTCCGTCCTCGAAACTGGACAACGGAGTCGATCTCGCCTCTGGCGAAGAGTGGTCGTAG
- a CDS encoding 30S ribosomal protein S6e, which produces MAEFKVVVADPESGKTYQAEVDGQDANRFIGRELGEEVDGAAVGLDGFTLELTGGSDVSGRPMRTDVSGSGLKELLLEGGVGYKPNRDGERKRVTVRGREVSDETAQINVKVVDGDGDVAAAFETE; this is translated from the coding sequence ATGGCCGAATTCAAAGTCGTCGTCGCTGACCCCGAAAGCGGCAAGACGTATCAGGCGGAAGTGGACGGACAGGACGCGAACCGATTCATCGGTCGAGAGCTGGGCGAGGAGGTCGACGGCGCCGCCGTCGGCCTCGACGGCTTCACCCTTGAACTGACAGGCGGGTCCGACGTGTCGGGCCGTCCGATGCGCACCGACGTCTCCGGCTCGGGTCTCAAAGAACTGCTGCTCGAAGGCGGCGTCGGCTACAAGCCGAACCGCGACGGCGAGCGCAAACGGGTCACCGTTCGGGGCCGCGAAGTGAGCGACGAGACAGCCCAGATCAACGTGAAAGTCGTCGACGGCGACGGCGACGTCGCAGCGGCGTTCGAGACGGAGTAA
- a CDS encoding transcription factor, whose product MAFEELLNDPVIQKYLHELVGPTGMPVAAAPPDGEVTDEELAERLDLELNDVRRALFILYENDLASYRRVRDEDSGWLTYLWTFEYENIPENLEEEMHRLLEAIEEREEYERNHEFYLCEVCSIRFEFGEAMEFGFECPECGSPLDSMENDHLIDAMDRRREELRDELNVDVTS is encoded by the coding sequence ATGGCTTTTGAGGAGCTCTTGAACGATCCCGTCATCCAGAAATACCTCCACGAACTCGTGGGACCGACGGGGATGCCGGTCGCCGCGGCACCGCCGGACGGCGAGGTGACCGACGAGGAACTCGCCGAGCGCCTCGATCTGGAACTCAACGACGTTCGACGCGCGCTGTTCATCCTCTACGAGAACGACCTCGCCTCCTACCGGCGCGTTCGCGACGAGGACTCCGGCTGGCTCACGTACCTGTGGACCTTCGAGTACGAGAACATCCCGGAGAACCTCGAAGAGGAGATGCACCGGCTGCTCGAAGCGATCGAAGAGCGTGAGGAGTACGAGCGCAACCACGAATTTTACCTCTGTGAGGTGTGTTCGATCCGGTTCGAGTTCGGGGAGGCAATGGAATTCGGATTCGAGTGCCCGGAATGTGGATCGCCGCTGGACTCGATGGAAAACGACCACCTGATCGACGCGATGGACCGGCGACGTGAAGAACTCCGGGACGAACTCAACGTCGACGTGACGAGCTGA
- a CDS encoding lipoate--protein ligase family protein, protein MAVHVVRGCPAGIEADRELAERLLEIAAERGEPWIRVWRPPRQLAFGRRDANEPGYDAAKAAARSRGFPPVERSVGGRAVAYDGTTTAAFAYAVPLSDPRRGLSTRYDWAIDRLQDALESTGANVRLGEPTGAFCPGDHSLRAVRDLNGSDHEGVETGGKIAGIAQRIGTASALVSGVVVIEDTAELRKVLAAVYDRLDLSFDPDALGSVKAAGGNDDPEAVVAEMESAFVDGRQSVVERIDR, encoded by the coding sequence GTGGCAGTACACGTCGTCCGCGGGTGCCCTGCCGGAATCGAAGCCGATCGGGAACTCGCAGAGCGGCTCCTGGAGATCGCCGCAGAACGGGGAGAGCCGTGGATCCGAGTCTGGAGGCCGCCCAGACAGCTAGCGTTCGGTCGCCGCGACGCCAACGAACCCGGATACGACGCGGCAAAAGCGGCCGCACGCAGCAGGGGATTTCCCCCGGTCGAACGGAGTGTCGGCGGGCGGGCCGTCGCGTACGACGGCACCACCACTGCCGCGTTCGCCTACGCTGTTCCGCTGTCCGACCCCCGTCGCGGGCTCTCGACGCGATACGACTGGGCGATCGACCGACTCCAGGACGCACTAGAATCGACCGGCGCGAACGTTCGTCTCGGCGAGCCCACGGGGGCGTTTTGCCCCGGCGATCACTCGTTGCGTGCGGTTCGAGACCTGAACGGATCGGATCACGAGGGGGTCGAGACGGGCGGGAAGATCGCGGGGATCGCACAGCGCATTGGAACAGCAAGCGCACTCGTCTCCGGTGTCGTAGTGATCGAGGACACGGCCGAACTACGGAAGGTGCTCGCGGCGGTGTACGATCGGCTGGACCTCTCGTTCGATCCCGACGCGCTCGGATCGGTAAAAGCGGCCGGCGGGAACGACGATCCGGAAGCGGTGGTCGCCGAGATGGAGTCGGCGTTCGTGGACGGGCGTCAGTCCGTCGTCGAACGAATCGACCGGTAG
- a CDS encoding deoxyuridine 5'-triphosphate nucleotidohydrolase: protein MFRSGKFVAQRLRKANDEPLTSEQVQPNGVDLTLGTIYEQTSPGRICRDGKTVGDRRELEPADDTFELGPGNYVAEYGEVVRVPDSHVGFVLPRSSLMRNSAMLNTAVWDAGYEGVGEGLLQVGHEIEIERGARIGQFVLAAADHEGVYEGDYQGERL from the coding sequence ATGTTCAGGTCAGGGAAGTTCGTCGCGCAACGGCTCCGAAAGGCGAACGACGAACCGCTGACGTCCGAGCAGGTACAGCCAAATGGCGTCGATCTGACGCTTGGAACCATATACGAGCAGACCAGCCCGGGCCGCATCTGCAGGGACGGGAAAACAGTCGGCGACAGACGGGAACTGGAACCCGCGGACGACACGTTCGAACTCGGACCGGGGAACTACGTCGCCGAGTACGGGGAGGTCGTCCGGGTCCCCGACTCGCACGTCGGATTCGTCTTGCCGCGCTCTTCGCTCATGCGCAACAGCGCGATGTTGAACACGGCGGTATGGGACGCAGGGTACGAGGGCGTCGGCGAGGGGCTATTGCAGGTGGGCCACGAAATAGAGATCGAGCGGGGTGCGCGGATCGGGCAGTTCGTTCTCGCTGCCGCCGATCACGAGGGGGTCTACGAGGGTGATTATCAGGGCGAACGGCTGTGA
- a CDS encoding DUF5803 family protein translates to MTVRRRLLLAVVVLVLLAVSAGCLAYVTGGGEVDDETLDREPAEPYDLDVDRDGYLVVTTEANYRAVYNVTDREEVRLHRETGYGTEEPIDLHAFRIQYADGDVVNGSTFRAHGGEVEQTPDEIWVRFPEDREADKLAFTASSTPKRFVAQVPVSGTLEVVLPPDRRMDFFLFGNVAPRGYETEIQGDRQHIIWDDFTGDRVIVQFYLQRDLWIFAAGLGVAAVIAVVGLLHYRRRIEELTQRRKEMGLDVEEELDEYDDDDEPPPGLR, encoded by the coding sequence ATGACGGTCCGACGTCGACTGCTTCTTGCCGTCGTCGTGCTCGTCCTGCTGGCGGTCAGCGCCGGCTGCCTTGCCTACGTAACCGGTGGGGGCGAGGTTGACGACGAGACGCTCGACAGGGAGCCGGCCGAACCGTACGATCTCGACGTCGATCGGGACGGCTATCTCGTCGTGACGACCGAGGCGAACTATCGGGCAGTCTACAACGTGACCGACAGGGAGGAAGTTCGTCTCCACCGAGAGACCGGATACGGCACCGAGGAACCGATCGACCTGCACGCGTTCCGGATCCAGTACGCCGACGGTGACGTCGTCAACGGGTCGACGTTCCGGGCCCACGGTGGGGAGGTCGAACAGACACCCGACGAGATCTGGGTCCGGTTCCCCGAGGATCGCGAGGCGGACAAGCTGGCGTTTACGGCCTCGAGTACCCCAAAGCGGTTCGTCGCCCAGGTACCCGTTTCGGGCACCCTCGAAGTGGTCTTGCCCCCCGATCGCCGGATGGACTTTTTCCTGTTCGGGAACGTCGCACCACGCGGCTACGAGACGGAAATCCAGGGCGACCGCCAGCACATCATCTGGGACGATTTCACCGGTGACAGGGTCATCGTCCAGTTTTACCTCCAGCGCGACCTGTGGATCTTCGCCGCCGGACTCGGCGTCGCTGCCGTGATCGCCGTCGTCGGACTGCTTCACTACCGCCGTCGGATCGAGGAACTCACGCAACGCCGCAAGGAAATGGGACTGGACGTCGAAGAGGAGCTCGACGAGTACGATGACGACGACGAACCGCCGCCGGGGCTGCGGTGA
- a CDS encoding DUF2110 family protein → MVVLATKCYVAGDARDRALDGMNALVDNAVGELDVEWTIGVRSDDDFVQVEFEGADATVAENLLAEEWGEIPEEMEPGETYVGTLESWDDEGFTLDSGRPIEVPADELGLGPGTPAQLVKRYGLVQHLPMRFVAGDPPRLADAERDRLFDWSRGTGRVNVNSATRGEVRATVNRAGHAQDIVTVERLGLLEQSIVCREDTDPPGLLAAIGGYLPAELRCVVP, encoded by the coding sequence ATGGTTGTACTCGCTACGAAGTGCTACGTCGCGGGCGACGCCCGGGACCGCGCGTTAGACGGGATGAACGCGCTCGTCGACAACGCGGTCGGGGAACTCGACGTCGAGTGGACGATTGGCGTCAGGAGCGATGACGACTTCGTCCAGGTCGAGTTCGAGGGAGCGGACGCGACTGTCGCGGAGAACCTTCTGGCTGAGGAATGGGGCGAGATTCCCGAAGAGATGGAGCCGGGAGAGACGTACGTCGGCACGCTGGAATCGTGGGACGATGAGGGGTTCACCCTCGATTCCGGGCGCCCGATCGAGGTGCCCGCCGACGAACTCGGCCTGGGGCCGGGGACCCCGGCCCAGCTCGTGAAGCGATACGGGCTCGTCCAGCATCTCCCGATGCGGTTCGTCGCCGGCGATCCGCCGAGGCTGGCAGACGCCGAGCGCGATCGGCTGTTCGACTGGAGTCGCGGCACTGGCCGGGTGAACGTAAACAGCGCGACCCGCGGCGAGGTGCGGGCGACAGTAAACCGGGCGGGACACGCCCAGGACATCGTCACCGTCGAGCGGCTGGGATTGCTCGAACAGAGCATCGTCTGTAGAGAGGACACCGACCCGCCGGGGCTCCTCGCGGCGATCGGCGGGTATCTCCCCGCCGAACTCCGCTGTGTCGTTCCATGA
- a CDS encoding molybdopterin-binding protein gives MDVAIVTVGDELLAGDTQDTNSTWLCGQLTARGVRVRRVTTVPDDVGEIARVVNEYRAEYDAVISTGGLGPTHDDVTMEAVAAAFGRTVEPHEGALAWLEDHGGYSAEDLVAGTTNLPAGARMLPNEEGVAPGAVVETVYVLPGVPAEMKAMFQLVADEFSGDRTYTTVLTTPQPESELIDLMVTLQETFGVSVGSYPGENVRVKVTARDPETLEDAASWLRNRIEIVDSPEVSETT, from the coding sequence ATGGACGTAGCCATCGTCACCGTGGGCGACGAACTGCTCGCCGGTGACACCCAGGACACCAACTCCACGTGGCTGTGTGGACAGCTGACCGCACGCGGGGTGCGTGTGCGACGGGTGACGACGGTCCCAGACGACGTCGGGGAAATCGCCCGCGTGGTCAACGAATACCGCGCCGAATACGACGCAGTGATCTCCACCGGCGGGCTCGGTCCGACCCACGACGACGTGACGATGGAGGCAGTCGCTGCGGCGTTCGGCCGGACGGTCGAGCCACACGAGGGAGCACTCGCGTGGCTCGAAGACCACGGCGGATACAGCGCCGAGGACCTGGTCGCCGGGACGACTAACCTGCCAGCGGGCGCGCGGATGCTCCCGAACGAGGAGGGGGTTGCCCCGGGGGCAGTCGTCGAAACGGTGTACGTCCTGCCCGGCGTCCCTGCCGAGATGAAGGCGATGTTCCAGCTCGTCGCCGACGAGTTCAGCGGCGACCGGACCTACACGACGGTTCTCACCACGCCACAGCCGGAGAGCGAACTGATCGACCTCATGGTGACGCTCCAGGAGACGTTCGGGGTATCGGTCGGCTCGTATCCCGGCGAGAACGTCAGAGTGAAAGTGACCGCCCGGGACCCGGAGACGCTCGAGGACGCGGCGTCGTGGCTGCGAAACCGGATCGAGATCGTCGACTCCCCGGAAGTCTCCGAGACGACGTAG
- a CDS encoding ABC transporter permease: MSDNDDPPRFETVDWSQLQRSRRIVTPQRITLLTGVTLVALLYLYDVMYAHVYTIGEWRAEPVDWVFLLALVTLVAYGIVPAVQHRATARQFLEGVGAKLSTKLAGGYLLLLVAIGFLAPLVFPNPGLAFQHAFHPPVGFTSQVTGVECLGAVTGEIFDQQCHGTWTYPLGTNERGHPMGYLVASGARVAVYVMAITAVFVIPAAAAVGVIAGLRGGAVDSLLMSYVDVQLSIPAIVLYFIGYTYWGPSLLVLLLAFGLLSWGGIARLVRSEVLQRREDGHVLVARSLGASGTYLAKRHILPNVTNTLVPAVFQLLALLVLFEAGVAFLGYHELQTYSWGGTISEGINAEVAAGMQTRAEHPAYMIWWVATLPALALTATILSLKLVGDELRDAMDPRRRAGR, from the coding sequence ATGAGCGACAACGACGACCCTCCCCGGTTCGAGACAGTCGACTGGTCACAGTTGCAACGATCGAGACGAATCGTTACCCCTCAGCGTATTACCCTTCTGACCGGCGTTACGCTCGTCGCACTACTGTACCTTTACGACGTCATGTATGCCCACGTATACACGATCGGCGAGTGGCGAGCCGAGCCGGTCGACTGGGTGTTCCTCCTTGCGTTGGTGACACTCGTCGCGTACGGTATCGTTCCCGCAGTACAGCATCGAGCTACCGCGAGGCAGTTCCTGGAGGGCGTCGGTGCCAAACTATCGACGAAGCTTGCCGGCGGCTACCTCCTGCTGTTGGTGGCGATCGGTTTTCTCGCCCCACTGGTCTTTCCGAACCCGGGGCTCGCCTTTCAACACGCGTTTCATCCGCCGGTCGGATTTACCAGCCAGGTCACGGGCGTCGAGTGTCTCGGCGCCGTGACCGGCGAAATCTTCGACCAGCAATGCCATGGAACGTGGACGTATCCGCTCGGAACGAACGAGCGAGGCCATCCGATGGGATACCTGGTTGCCTCCGGTGCGCGGGTCGCGGTGTACGTGATGGCCATCACCGCGGTGTTCGTGATTCCTGCGGCGGCAGCCGTGGGCGTAATCGCCGGACTTCGCGGTGGCGCCGTCGACAGTCTGCTGATGTCGTACGTCGACGTCCAGCTGTCCATCCCCGCGATCGTGCTGTATTTCATCGGGTACACCTACTGGGGCCCGTCGTTGCTCGTGTTATTGCTCGCGTTCGGGCTGCTCAGCTGGGGCGGCATCGCGAGACTGGTTCGCAGCGAAGTGTTACAGCGTCGCGAGGACGGCCACGTCCTCGTTGCCCGGAGTCTCGGAGCGTCCGGGACGTATCTCGCCAAGCGCCACATTCTGCCGAACGTGACGAACACCCTGGTCCCGGCGGTGTTCCAGTTGCTCGCGCTGCTCGTACTGTTCGAGGCAGGCGTCGCCTTCCTCGGCTACCACGAGCTGCAGACGTACTCGTGGGGCGGGACAATAAGCGAAGGGATCAACGCGGAGGTCGCCGCAGGGATGCAGACCAGGGCCGAACACCCCGCGTACATGATCTGGTGGGTGGCGACGCTTCCGGCGCTGGCGTTGACGGCGACGATCCTCTCGCTCAAGCTCGTCGGCGACGAACTCAGGGACGCGATGGATCCCCGACGGAGGGCGGGACGATGA